In Methylocystis echinoides, one genomic interval encodes:
- a CDS encoding twin-arginine translocase TatA/TatE family subunit, whose amino-acid sequence MGGLSIWHWIIVGGVVFILFGGKFKISDVMGDVAKGIKAFKKGMAEDDTAEAAKPVDTTVERRAIEADKSPDGNKV is encoded by the coding sequence ATGGGCGGTCTGTCGATCTGGCATTGGATCATCGTCGGCGGCGTAGTGTTCATCCTGTTCGGCGGGAAGTTCAAAATCTCGGACGTGATGGGCGACGTCGCCAAGGGCATCAAGGCTTTCAAGAAGGGCATGGCCGAGGACGACACGGCCGAGGCCGCGAAGCCAGTTGACACGACAGTCGAGCGCCGCGCCATCGAGGCCGACAAGTCGCCGGACGGCAACAAGGTCTAA
- a CDS encoding tyrosine-type recombinase/integrase, giving the protein MAARDKRAATPHQATNYLKTMRGMFQWATSDEIGLLRIDPTIGVKGLKPARRSKDEIDEEEGYPAWTEEDVSLFEERWPIGTRERLAFSILIYTGLRRGDAARLGRQHIRNAVIHMRTEKTGMPVAIPILPELAEALATAPPRADSFVTTVRGRAMAKESFGNWFKKACVAAGVNEATAHGLRKIAAIRAALNGATVPQMNAIFGWAKGSSMAQKYIEAADRIRLAQAGISTMRKADIIAAL; this is encoded by the coding sequence GTGGCGGCCCGCGACAAGCGCGCGGCGACACCGCATCAAGCGACGAATTACCTGAAAACGATGCGCGGCATGTTTCAATGGGCGACAAGCGATGAAATCGGATTGCTCAGGATTGATCCGACCATCGGCGTGAAGGGGTTGAAGCCGGCGCGCCGCTCGAAGGATGAAATCGACGAAGAGGAAGGCTATCCGGCTTGGACCGAAGAGGACGTCTCGCTTTTCGAGGAGCGCTGGCCAATCGGGACGCGGGAACGGCTCGCCTTTTCGATCCTGATTTATACCGGCTTGCGCCGTGGCGACGCGGCGAGGCTTGGGCGTCAGCATATCCGCAATGCGGTCATTCACATGCGGACGGAAAAGACTGGAATGCCCGTCGCCATTCCGATCTTGCCCGAATTGGCGGAAGCGCTCGCGACCGCGCCGCCGCGCGCGGATAGCTTCGTGACGACGGTCAGGGGCCGGGCGATGGCGAAAGAGAGTTTCGGCAACTGGTTCAAGAAAGCGTGCGTTGCGGCCGGCGTGAATGAGGCCACGGCGCATGGCTTGCGAAAGATCGCCGCCATTCGTGCGGCGCTGAACGGGGCGACGGTTCCGCAAATGAACGCAATCTTCGGATGGGCGAAAGGATCGTCAATGGCGCAAAAATATATCGAAGCCGCCGACCGTATCCGACTGGCGCAAGCAGGGATCAGCACGATGCGCAAGGCCGATATCATTGCGGCGCTTTGA
- a CDS encoding ScpA family protein, whose translation MAQELSFDLSDEPRAESEAFLVDVDGFEGPLDLLLELARRQKVDLARISILALAEQYLAFIEAARRVRLELAADYLVMAAWLAFLKSRLLLPEQPKTGDEPSAADLAAALAERLRRLELIRLAADKLTQRAQLGRDMFLRGGPEGLETVSQANYQASLFDLLSAYARQRQKTAVSRVVLKQRAVWSLAEAREALERLAGVAAEWTVLDDFLLQYCVDMQTARTVRASSFSASLEMVREGYFDIRQDRPFAPLWVRRRAPQAEPAAGPAL comes from the coding sequence ATGGCCCAGGAACTCTCCTTCGATCTGTCCGACGAACCGCGCGCGGAAAGCGAGGCTTTTCTCGTCGACGTCGACGGATTCGAGGGGCCGCTCGATTTGCTTCTGGAGCTGGCGCGGCGCCAGAAGGTCGATCTTGCCCGTATCTCCATTCTGGCGCTGGCCGAGCAATATCTCGCCTTCATCGAGGCCGCGCGCCGCGTGCGGCTGGAGCTTGCCGCTGATTATCTCGTCATGGCGGCCTGGCTCGCCTTTCTCAAATCGCGGCTGCTGCTGCCCGAACAGCCCAAGACCGGCGACGAGCCCTCGGCCGCCGATCTCGCGGCGGCGCTGGCCGAGCGGCTGCGCCGGCTGGAGCTCATTCGCCTCGCCGCGGACAAGCTCACCCAGCGCGCCCAACTCGGCCGCGACATGTTCCTGCGGGGCGGGCCGGAGGGGCTGGAGACCGTCTCGCAAGCCAATTATCAGGCGAGCCTCTTCGATCTTCTCTCGGCCTATGCGCGGCAGCGGCAGAAGACGGCCGTGTCGCGTGTCGTGCTCAAACAGCGCGCCGTCTGGTCGCTGGCCGAAGCGCGCGAGGCGCTGGAGCGTCTCGCCGGCGTCGCCGCCGAATGGACCGTTCTCGACGATTTTCTGCTGCAATATTGCGTTGACATGCAGACGGCGCGGACGGTTCGAGCCTCTTCCTTCTCGGCCTCGCTCGAGATGGTGCGGGAAGGGTATTTCGACATTCGCCAGGACCGGCCCTTCGCGCCGCTGTGGGTGCGCCGCCGTGCGCCGCAGGCGGAGCCGGCGGCGGGCCCCGCGCTCTAA
- a CDS encoding PfkB family carbohydrate kinase has protein sequence MDALIVGHAYIDVTMLADEMPAGDEKAVARDYAVSFGGNAVTAGFACAKLGHDVHMLTTQARDWLGHMFAEMADAYNVRLHPRKVSRSSLSFVLPNDGKRAILRARDDHYLQPFIRLDIAQARVLHLDGHMADAAIYYARAAREKGVLVSLDGGALRPRIEELIDFVDVAVVSKQLCKQMSFSETEMLAWLKSKGCRVGAVTIGEKGTLWYEGDGAPQHLPALLVPPEKVVDTSGAGDVFHGAYCASFLERPDASWRDHFEFARAASAHKVQRLGNEAGLPSREDIARALAQFQEAPEPVD, from the coding sequence TTGGACGCTCTCATCGTCGGCCACGCCTATATCGACGTCACCATGCTCGCCGACGAGATGCCGGCGGGCGACGAAAAGGCCGTGGCGCGCGACTATGCTGTGAGTTTCGGCGGCAATGCGGTGACCGCCGGTTTCGCCTGCGCCAAGCTCGGCCACGACGTGCACATGCTGACGACGCAAGCGCGCGATTGGCTCGGCCATATGTTCGCGGAGATGGCGGACGCCTATAACGTGCGCCTGCATCCGCGAAAGGTTTCGCGCTCCTCGCTCTCCTTCGTGCTGCCCAATGACGGCAAACGCGCCATCCTGCGGGCGCGCGACGATCATTACCTCCAGCCTTTCATCCGGCTCGACATCGCCCAGGCCCGCGTGCTGCATCTCGACGGCCATATGGCCGACGCCGCGATTTATTACGCCAGGGCCGCGCGCGAGAAGGGCGTCCTCGTTTCGCTCGACGGCGGCGCGCTGCGGCCGCGAATCGAGGAGCTCATCGATTTCGTCGACGTCGCCGTGGTCTCGAAGCAGCTCTGCAAGCAGATGTCCTTCAGCGAGACGGAGATGCTCGCCTGGCTGAAATCGAAGGGCTGCCGCGTGGGCGCGGTGACGATCGGCGAGAAGGGCACGCTCTGGTACGAGGGCGACGGCGCGCCGCAGCATCTGCCGGCGCTTCTCGTCCCGCCGGAGAAGGTGGTCGACACCTCCGGCGCCGGCGACGTCTTCCACGGCGCCTATTGCGCGTCCTTCCTCGAGCGCCCCGACGCTTCCTGGCGCGACCATTTCGAATTCGCCCGCGCCGCCTCCGCGCATAAGGTCCAGCGCCTCGGCAATGAAGCCGGCCTGCCCAGCCGCGAGGATATCGCGCGCGCGCTGGCGCAGTTCCAGGAAGCCCCGGAGCCCGTCGACTGA
- a CDS encoding preprotein translocase subunit TatA, giving the protein MFDFDAGKLIVIGIVALIAIPSKDLPRVLRTLGQATGRMRRMAAEFQGQLMDALREAEIADLKKEFEETNRNIMSSVKLEGAFDPLTEARKQITQAVEEGGKPHPEEPHSGVSKPHPEEPRSGVSKPHPEEPRSGVSKEAQGDAPPAASFETRPAVAHEGASGAGIEVGGESEKKAAP; this is encoded by the coding sequence ATGTTCGACTTCGACGCCGGCAAACTCATCGTCATCGGCATTGTCGCGCTCATCGCGATTCCCTCCAAGGATCTGCCGCGCGTGTTGCGCACCCTCGGACAGGCGACGGGACGCATGCGCCGCATGGCGGCTGAATTTCAGGGCCAGCTGATGGACGCCCTGCGCGAGGCCGAAATTGCCGATCTCAAGAAGGAATTCGAGGAGACCAACCGCAACATCATGAGCAGCGTGAAGCTCGAAGGCGCCTTCGATCCGTTGACCGAGGCGCGCAAGCAGATCACGCAGGCGGTCGAGGAGGGCGGGAAGCCTCATCCTGAGGAGCCGCACAGCGGCGTCTCGAAGCCTCATCCTGAGGAGCCGCGCAGCGGCGTCTCGAAGCCTCATCCTGAGGAGCCGCGCAGCGGCGTCTCGAAGGAAGCGCAAGGCGACGCCCCTCCGGCCGCATCCTTCGAGACGCGACCTGCGGTCGCTCATGAGGGCGCCAGTGGCGCGGGCATAGAGGTTGGGGGCGAATCCGAAAAGAAGGCCGCGCCATGA
- the scpB gene encoding SMC-Scp complex subunit ScpB, which yields MAQPAEKVELFDVNSDEALARNEVALREAERIVEAMLFAAAEPLDESEMARRIAEGVSLEQTLERLRAHYAGRGVNLSRVGKKWFFRTASDLNWILAREQVEEKKLSRAALETLAIIAYHQPTTRAEIEEIRGVAISKGTLDTLLETGWIRLRGRRKAPGRPITYGTTDAFLMHFGLEQIGDLPGLDELKSAGLFDGRLPKGFGVPQPSDDTALRDDEEPLEDAAPELLEMDFPEEPEAPEVPEPLNDDG from the coding sequence TTGGCGCAGCCCGCGGAAAAAGTTGAACTCTTCGACGTCAACAGCGACGAGGCGCTGGCGCGCAACGAGGTTGCGCTGCGCGAGGCTGAGCGAATCGTCGAGGCGATGCTGTTCGCTGCGGCCGAGCCGCTGGACGAATCGGAGATGGCCCGCCGCATCGCCGAGGGCGTCAGCCTCGAGCAGACGCTCGAGCGCCTGCGCGCCCATTACGCCGGCCGCGGCGTCAACCTCTCTCGCGTCGGCAAGAAATGGTTTTTTCGCACGGCGTCCGACCTCAACTGGATTCTGGCCCGCGAGCAGGTGGAGGAAAAGAAACTCTCCCGCGCCGCGCTGGAGACGCTGGCCATCATCGCCTATCACCAGCCGACGACCCGCGCCGAAATCGAGGAAATCCGTGGCGTCGCCATCTCCAAGGGCACGCTCGACACGCTGCTGGAGACCGGCTGGATCCGCTTGCGCGGCCGCCGCAAGGCGCCCGGCCGGCCGATCACCTATGGCACGACCGACGCGTTCCTGATGCATTTCGGGCTGGAGCAGATCGGCGATCTGCCGGGCCTCGACGAGCTCAAGTCGGCGGGCCTCTTCGACGGCCGCCTGCCAAAAGGCTTCGGCGTCCCGCAGCCTTCGGACGACACGGCGCTGCGCGACGACGAAGAGCCGCTGGAGGATGCGGCCCCTGAGCTCCTCGAAATGGACTTCCCGGAGGAGCCGGAGGCCCCTGAGGTCCCCGAACCGCTCAACGACGACGGCTAA
- the dgt gene encoding dGTP triphosphohydrolase: MALRPPLAPYACDAARSRGRLYAVPASPTRSEFQRDRDRIIHSTAFRRLAHKTQVFVPLDGDHFRTRLTHTIEVGQIARALARALAADEDLAEAVALSHDLGHTPFGHAGEEALEACMKPYGGFDHNAQALRVVTLLERRYADYDGLDLTWEALEGIVKHNGPLVAAAREGAGAGGSFETPPSAAPQDEGETPPSVAPQDEGETPPSVAPQDEGETPPSPAPRDEGETPSPVRQSDGGARIFRPVSPYILEFDALYPLELSTFAGVEAQAAALADDIAYIGHDIDDGLRAGLFSLEAIAAGSPFVAGLLAEIDRKHPGLERGRVIHELVRRVITGFVEDAIATSRARLERFAPRSAADVRRAAGAMVALSPQMIAAERDLKRFLFANMYRHARIMGVWERARDAISRLFPAFLETPALMPPEWASLAEAQQGAARAVVAADYIAGMTDRYALGEVKRLFGPR, from the coding sequence GTGGCGCTGCGCCCGCCTCTCGCGCCTTACGCCTGCGACGCTGCGCGGTCCCGCGGGCGGCTTTACGCCGTGCCGGCGTCGCCGACCCGCTCCGAGTTCCAGCGCGACCGCGATCGTATCATCCATTCGACCGCTTTCCGGCGGCTCGCGCATAAGACGCAGGTCTTCGTCCCGCTCGACGGCGACCATTTCCGCACCAGGCTCACCCACACGATCGAGGTCGGGCAGATCGCCCGAGCGCTGGCCCGGGCCCTCGCCGCCGACGAGGATCTCGCGGAAGCGGTGGCCCTCTCCCACGATCTCGGCCACACCCCGTTCGGCCACGCCGGCGAGGAGGCCCTCGAAGCCTGCATGAAGCCCTATGGCGGCTTCGACCACAACGCCCAGGCGCTGCGAGTCGTCACCCTGCTCGAGCGCCGCTACGCCGATTATGACGGCCTCGATTTGACCTGGGAGGCGCTCGAGGGGATCGTGAAGCACAACGGGCCGCTTGTGGCGGCGGCGCGGGAGGGGGCAGGCGCAGGCGGCTCCTTCGAGACGCCGCCTTCGGCGGCTCCTCAGGATGAGGGCGAGACGCCGCCTTCGGTGGCTCCCCAGGATGAGGGCGAGACGCCGCCTTCGGTGGCTCCCCAGGATGAGGGCGAGACGCCGCCTTCGCCAGCTCCTCGGGATGAGGGCGAGACGCCTTCGCCGGTTCGTCAAAGTGACGGCGGGGCGCGCATTTTCCGGCCAGTCTCGCCCTATATCCTGGAATTTGACGCGCTCTATCCGCTCGAACTTTCGACTTTCGCCGGCGTGGAAGCGCAGGCGGCGGCGCTCGCCGACGACATCGCCTATATTGGCCACGATATCGACGACGGACTGCGGGCGGGGTTGTTTTCACTGGAGGCGATCGCCGCCGGGTCGCCCTTCGTCGCGGGTCTCCTGGCGGAGATTGACAGGAAACACCCTGGCCTCGAGCGCGGCCGTGTCATCCACGAACTCGTGCGCCGGGTCATCACCGGCTTCGTGGAGGACGCCATTGCGACGTCCCGCGCCCGACTCGAGCGCTTCGCCCCCCGAAGCGCGGCCGACGTACGCCGGGCGGCCGGGGCGATGGTCGCCCTCTCGCCGCAGATGATCGCCGCCGAGCGCGACCTCAAGCGTTTCCTCTTCGCCAATATGTATCGGCACGCGCGCATCATGGGGGTGTGGGAGCGGGCGCGGGACGCAATTTCGCGCCTTTTCCCGGCGTTTCTGGAGACGCCGGCGCTCATGCCCCCCGAGTGGGCGAGCCTCGCCGAGGCGCAGCAGGGCGCGGCGCGGGCGGTGGTGGCGGCGGATTATATCGCCGGCATGACCGACCGCTATGCGCTCGGGGAAGTCAAGCGGCTGTTCGGGCCGCGCTGA
- a CDS encoding SPOR domain-containing protein: MRESSVRGPAIDLSEFERRMRSRETKPPAPKSSDPLSELARLMQGENAADPLGKILPDPRAAARPTPPPPPVRPVAPPPPPLRPAAPPPPQPSAPPPQWEAPLRGSYDAAPQVAPEGRYYEDERRAQAHYAPHQEPAHQEHGYAEPGYGQEDYGHGYHGGAEGGWADDSEYLDYGDDDSEQTPGGIRRFLKPWHAAAAIGVVAVISIAWGFLHRNGVGGSKEIAVITAPEGPVKVKPAAETDEDAPSKQGAAVLDRKEPTPVKQVVTRQEQAVDPSVQPKVVTLGDGPVDAPHEPPLGAQPRKVKTVTVRPDGSRADDVPLPPAAVENVEAPPVDAAPKGATPKPQTKPATTAQAPKPKPAPKVAAVEPPPAAGEEDGGAAAPSASSSGTYAVQFGAAGSEEEARTLLKSVSQKYGVRATFKPAKVGDKMVYRVRAAGLSKDNANAVCNKVKASGGNCFVAGN, translated from the coding sequence ATGCGTGAATCGTCCGTCAGAGGTCCCGCCATCGACCTGAGCGAGTTCGAGCGGCGCATGCGCAGCCGCGAAACCAAGCCGCCGGCGCCGAAATCATCCGATCCGTTGAGCGAACTTGCCCGGTTGATGCAGGGCGAGAACGCGGCCGACCCGCTGGGAAAGATTCTCCCCGATCCGCGCGCCGCGGCCCGGCCGACGCCGCCGCCGCCTCCCGTCCGGCCTGTCGCCCCGCCGCCGCCGCCGCTGCGCCCCGCGGCTCCGCCGCCGCCCCAGCCTTCGGCGCCGCCGCCGCAATGGGAGGCGCCCTTGCGCGGGTCCTATGACGCCGCGCCGCAGGTCGCGCCGGAGGGACGCTACTATGAGGACGAGCGTCGCGCGCAGGCGCATTATGCGCCGCACCAGGAGCCGGCCCATCAGGAGCACGGCTACGCCGAGCCGGGCTACGGCCAGGAGGATTACGGCCACGGCTACCACGGCGGCGCCGAGGGCGGCTGGGCGGATGACTCCGAATATCTCGATTATGGTGATGACGACTCCGAGCAAACGCCCGGCGGCATTCGCCGTTTCTTGAAGCCCTGGCACGCCGCCGCCGCCATTGGCGTCGTCGCGGTCATCAGCATCGCCTGGGGCTTCCTGCACCGTAACGGCGTCGGCGGCTCGAAGGAGATCGCTGTCATTACCGCGCCGGAAGGCCCGGTCAAGGTGAAGCCCGCTGCGGAGACGGACGAGGACGCGCCCAGTAAGCAGGGCGCCGCGGTGCTCGACCGAAAGGAGCCGACCCCGGTCAAACAGGTCGTGACTCGCCAGGAGCAGGCGGTCGACCCATCGGTTCAGCCCAAGGTCGTCACGCTCGGCGACGGGCCGGTGGACGCGCCGCATGAGCCGCCGCTCGGCGCCCAGCCGCGCAAGGTCAAGACCGTGACGGTGCGCCCCGACGGCAGCCGCGCGGACGACGTTCCCCTGCCGCCGGCCGCCGTCGAAAACGTCGAGGCGCCGCCTGTCGACGCCGCCCCCAAGGGCGCCACGCCCAAGCCGCAAACCAAGCCCGCCACGACAGCGCAGGCGCCGAAGCCCAAGCCGGCGCCGAAGGTCGCGGCCGTCGAGCCGCCGCCGGCAGCCGGCGAGGAGGACGGCGGCGCCGCTGCGCCGAGCGCTTCCTCGAGCGGGACCTACGCCGTCCAGTTCGGCGCCGCCGGCAGCGAGGAAGAGGCGCGCACGCTCCTCAAGAGCGTCTCCCAGAAATATGGCGTGCGCGCCACCTTCAAGCCCGCCAAGGTCGGGGACAAGATGGTCTATCGCGTCCGTGCGGCCGGGCTGAGCAAGGACAACGCCAACGCCGTCTGCAACAAGGTGAAAGCCAGCGGCGGCAATTGTTTCGTTGCGGGGAACTGA
- the nagZ gene encoding beta-N-acetylhexosaminidase has translation MRAFICGLKGLTLDADERAFLREASPWGVILFRRNVESREQVARLTDEARGALGRCAPVLVDQEGGRVQRLTAPNWRAYPSAARFEAAGATAAVAERLAWLGARLMAHDLREVGIDVDCLPVLDVPAEGSHAVISDRAYSADPARAAKLGRAAAEGLMAGGVAPVMKHIPGHGRARADSHLELPVVEASRAELEAVDFPPFAANADLPMAMSAHVVYTAIDPTAPGTQSKTVVNDVIRGLIGFDGLLMTDDLSMKALTGSFRERAERAIAAGCDIVLHCNGDLAEATPVAEGAPLLAGKSLARAEKALDCVRAVEPFDVAAGLAEFGAAMGVVA, from the coding sequence ATGCGCGCCTTCATCTGCGGCCTGAAGGGCCTCACCCTCGACGCCGACGAGCGCGCCTTCCTGCGCGAGGCGTCGCCCTGGGGCGTGATCCTGTTCCGTCGTAACGTCGAAAGCCGGGAGCAGGTCGCGCGGCTGACCGATGAGGCGCGCGGCGCGCTCGGCCGATGCGCGCCCGTGCTGGTCGATCAGGAAGGCGGGCGCGTGCAGCGCCTCACGGCGCCCAACTGGCGCGCCTATCCGAGCGCCGCGCGCTTCGAGGCCGCCGGCGCGACCGCCGCCGTGGCCGAACGCCTCGCCTGGCTCGGGGCGCGGCTGATGGCCCATGACCTGCGCGAGGTCGGGATCGATGTGGATTGCCTGCCGGTGCTCGACGTGCCGGCCGAGGGCTCGCACGCCGTCATCAGCGACCGCGCCTATAGCGCCGACCCGGCGCGCGCGGCGAAACTCGGCCGAGCGGCGGCGGAGGGCCTGATGGCGGGCGGCGTGGCGCCGGTCATGAAACACATCCCCGGCCATGGCCGCGCCAGAGCCGACAGCCATCTCGAGCTTCCCGTGGTGGAGGCGAGCCGCGCTGAGCTGGAAGCCGTGGACTTCCCGCCCTTTGCCGCCAACGCCGATCTGCCCATGGCGATGAGCGCCCATGTGGTCTACACGGCGATCGACCCGACGGCGCCGGGGACGCAGTCGAAGACTGTCGTCAACGACGTCATCCGCGGCCTGATCGGCTTCGACGGCCTGCTGATGACAGACGATCTCTCCATGAAGGCGTTGACCGGCTCTTTCCGCGAACGCGCCGAGCGGGCCATCGCGGCGGGTTGCGACATCGTTCTCCATTGCAACGGCGATCTCGCCGAGGCGACCCCGGTCGCCGAGGGCGCGCCGCTTCTCGCCGGCAAGTCGCTGGCGCGGGCCGAGAAGGCGCTCGACTGCGTGCGGGCGGTTGAGCCGTTCGATGTGGCGGCGGGCCTCGCCGAATTCGGGGCGGCGATGGGCGTGGTGGCGTAA
- the argS gene encoding arginine--tRNA ligase yields the protein MNIFDIFHDRIASILEGMTADARLPALDLSRFVVEPPKDPAMGDLACNAAMVFAKEAKGHFASPRALATEICYELAQSEGVATAEVAGPGFINIRLNPEIFATVLRAALNRPESFGRVEKGRAGALQGRVNVEYVSANPTGPMHVGHGRGAVFGDALANLLDFSGCEVTREYYINDAGAQVDVLARSAFLRYREALGETITIPEGLYPGDYLKPVGAALAAAHGRELVDKPESDWLPIVRSEAIDAMMAMIRADLAALNIGHDVFFSERTLHDRSQGPSKIDAAIDWLREKGLVYEGRLPPPKGQLPDDWEDREQTLFKSTDFGDDVDRALKKSDGSPTYFAADIAYHKDKIDRGFDTLVDVWGADHGGYVKRMSAAVAALSDRKATLDVKLCQLVKLMRAGEPVKMSKRAGDFVTLREVVDEVGVDAVRFMMLYRKNDAPLDFDLSKVIEQSKDNPVFYVQYAHARAKSALRQALAAFPDLDVSREALASARLDLLRDEGETQLARMIAQYPRVIEAAAAAHEPHRVAFYLHELSSVFHAHWNRGKDQPQLRFVNATERDLTSARVALVLTLSIVLGSGLRLLGVSAPDEMR from the coding sequence ATGAACATCTTTGACATCTTCCACGACCGCATCGCCTCGATTCTGGAGGGCATGACCGCCGACGCCCGCCTGCCGGCGCTCGATCTGAGCCGTTTCGTGGTCGAGCCGCCCAAGGACCCGGCGATGGGCGATCTCGCCTGCAATGCGGCGATGGTTTTCGCCAAGGAGGCCAAGGGGCATTTCGCCAGCCCGCGCGCGCTGGCGACGGAGATCTGCTACGAACTCGCGCAATCCGAGGGCGTCGCGACGGCGGAAGTGGCGGGGCCGGGCTTCATCAACATCCGCCTGAACCCCGAGATTTTTGCGACGGTGCTGCGCGCCGCGCTGAACCGGCCGGAGAGTTTCGGCCGCGTCGAAAAGGGCAGGGCGGGCGCGCTGCAGGGACGGGTGAACGTCGAATATGTCTCGGCCAATCCGACCGGGCCGATGCATGTCGGCCACGGCCGCGGGGCCGTCTTCGGCGACGCTCTCGCCAATCTCCTGGACTTCTCCGGCTGCGAGGTGACGCGCGAATATTACATCAACGACGCCGGCGCCCAGGTCGACGTCCTCGCGCGCTCGGCCTTCCTGCGCTACCGCGAGGCGCTCGGCGAGACGATTACGATTCCCGAGGGCCTCTACCCCGGCGATTATCTCAAGCCGGTCGGCGCCGCGCTCGCCGCAGCGCACGGCCGCGAGCTCGTCGACAAGCCGGAGAGCGACTGGCTCCCGATCGTGCGCAGCGAGGCCATCGACGCCATGATGGCGATGATCCGCGCCGATCTCGCGGCGTTGAACATCGGCCACGACGTCTTCTTCTCCGAGCGCACGTTGCATGATCGTTCGCAGGGGCCGTCGAAGATCGACGCCGCGATCGACTGGCTGCGGGAGAAAGGCCTCGTCTATGAAGGTCGCCTGCCGCCGCCCAAGGGGCAGCTTCCGGACGACTGGGAAGACCGCGAGCAGACCCTGTTCAAGTCCACCGACTTCGGCGACGACGTCGACCGCGCGCTGAAGAAATCGGACGGCTCGCCGACCTATTTCGCCGCCGACATCGCCTATCACAAGGACAAGATCGACCGCGGCTTCGACACGCTCGTCGACGTCTGGGGCGCCGACCATGGCGGCTATGTGAAGCGCATGAGCGCCGCCGTCGCCGCGCTTTCCGACCGCAAGGCGACGCTCGACGTGAAACTCTGTCAGCTCGTGAAGCTGATGCGCGCCGGCGAGCCGGTGAAAATGTCCAAGCGCGCCGGCGATTTCGTGACCTTGCGCGAAGTCGTGGACGAAGTCGGCGTCGACGCCGTGCGCTTCATGATGCTTTATCGCAAGAATGACGCGCCGCTCGACTTCGATCTCTCCAAGGTCATCGAACAGTCGAAGGACAATCCCGTCTTTTACGTTCAATACGCGCATGCGCGGGCGAAATCCGCGCTTCGGCAGGCGCTGGCGGCGTTTCCCGATCTCGACGTCTCCCGCGAGGCGCTCGCTTCGGCGCGGCTTGATTTGCTCCGTGACGAGGGCGAGACGCAGCTCGCGCGCATGATCGCGCAATATCCGCGGGTGATCGAGGCGGCGGCGGCCGCCCATGAGCCGCATCGCGTCGCTTTCTACCTGCACGAGCTGTCGAGCGTCTTCCACGCGCATTGGAACCGCGGCAAAGATCAGCCACAATTACGCTTTGTTAATGCAACCGAGAGAGATTTAACGAGCGCCCGGGTTGCTTTGGTATTAACCTTAAGCATTGTCCTGGGGTCGGGCCTGAGGCTTCTCGGCGTGAGCGCCCCCGACGAAATGCGTTGA
- the erpA gene encoding iron-sulfur cluster insertion protein ErpA, with amino-acid sequence MAESTAGEVALTEQAAKRIVALLSSESPGSVFRVSVEGGGCSGFQYQFAIDKAPAPDDAVVERDGARVAIDPASLNFLTGAKIDFVDDLMGQSFRVDNPNAVSSCGCGTSFSL; translated from the coding sequence ATGGCGGAGAGCACGGCTGGCGAAGTGGCGTTGACCGAACAGGCGGCGAAGCGGATCGTCGCGCTTCTTTCCAGCGAGTCGCCGGGCTCGGTCTTTCGCGTCTCCGTGGAAGGCGGCGGCTGCTCCGGCTTCCAGTATCAGTTCGCCATCGACAAGGCCCCCGCCCCCGACGACGCCGTCGTCGAGCGCGACGGCGCGCGAGTCGCCATCGACCCCGCCTCGCTCAATTTCCTGACCGGCGCGAAGATCGACTTCGTCGACGACCTGATGGGCCAGTCTTTCCGCGTCGACAATCCCAATGCGGTGTCCTCCTGCGGCTGCGGAACCAGTTTTTCGCTCTGA
- a CDS encoding Uma2 family endonuclease → MARLISPRYPSCMSAAALPNTRMSVEEFLAWSQTQAGRYELVGGEVLAQASERAAHAKIKGRVYLALHNAIRAKSLPCYALPDGMAVRIEADTVFEPDAQVYCGAELPSDAIFVESPVVVVEVLSPSTGKNDALRKLAAYFKLPSVAHYLIVSPDSRLVFHHARGQGTTILTKIIRDGLIVLDPPGLEISLSDLYGE, encoded by the coding sequence ATGGCGCGCCTCATCTCGCCGCGCTATCCTTCCTGCATGTCCGCCGCCGCCCTTCCGAACACGCGCATGAGCGTCGAAGAATTTCTCGCCTGGTCACAGACGCAGGCCGGACGCTATGAGCTTGTGGGCGGCGAGGTTCTCGCCCAGGCGTCCGAACGGGCCGCTCACGCGAAGATCAAGGGCCGGGTCTATCTCGCCCTGCACAACGCGATTCGAGCCAAGAGCTTGCCTTGCTACGCGCTTCCCGACGGCATGGCTGTGCGCATCGAGGCCGATACGGTTTTCGAACCCGACGCCCAGGTCTATTGCGGGGCGGAGCTGCCTTCGGACGCGATCTTCGTCGAGAGCCCCGTCGTTGTCGTCGAAGTGCTGTCGCCCTCGACCGGAAAGAATGACGCGCTGCGCAAGCTTGCCGCCTATTTCAAGCTGCCGAGCGTGGCCCATTATCTCATCGTTTCGCCGGATTCGCGGCTCGTCTTCCATCACGCACGCGGGCAGGGGACGACAATCCTGACGAAGATCATCCGCGACGGCTTGATTGTTCTCGATCCGCCGGGCCTGGAGATTTCGCTCAGCGACCTCTACGGAGAGTAG